From the genome of Pristiophorus japonicus isolate sPriJap1 unplaced genomic scaffold, sPriJap1.hap1 HAP1_SCAFFOLD_3764, whole genome shotgun sequence:
gagagagagagagcgcgcgcccgagagagagagagagagagagagagagagagagagagcgccccggggagagagagagagagagagagagagcgcgcgcgccccggggagagagagagagagagagagagagagagagagagagagagagagcactcccgagagcgagagagagagagagagagagagaactcccccaagagagagagagagaaaacacccccgagagagagagagagagagagagagaacgaccccgagagagagagagagagcctgagagaGAGATATTAAAAAAGCTGGTGTTCTGTCCGTGAACAGACCTCTGGCATGTTGAGTGCTCGGACAGTGTAGTCACACAAATTTACTCACGTCAGTGCGGTAATTGAAGTTTTGCTGCTGGTACAAGGCGCAACAATACTCGCAATACATCTGCGTTCATGAATAGAATTAAAATGTGATgattgtggaggggtgggggggtggcgagaAAGATGTTTGTTTAAAATGAATGAAAGGCCATTATACGTTGCTGTAAAATGCGACGAGCGTAGTCCCCGGAAATAATTGAAGTTGGGCTCCCAAAGTCTTAACAGCAAGTTTTTAAACAAAATAGCGTTACCAGTTGCAGAACTTGATTGTGAGCTGTGGAACGCATGTGTTGGATGACTGGAGGATTCCGCAGATTCCTCTTCCGTGTTGGATTTCTGCGTCGACGAATCTGTCCCAATCGACGTCGGCAAAGAATCCATACCCCAGAACCTGCAAAAGCAGAGAAATTCCGTCACTGACGACCACAGCATAAAATCataggttacagcacggaaggaggccatttcagcccatcgtgttggtGCTGGTCGAccgagagctatccagcccaatcccactttctagctctcggtccgtagccctgtaggttacggcacttcaagtgcacatccaagtactttttaaatgtggtgagggtttcttcttctaccaccctttcaggcagagagttccagacccccaccgccctctgggtgaagacattaaaAAACTGTCCACTTGACCCAGAACCAGCAACAGGAAATGTAAAAAAGTGAAAGACAcagaatgagaaaaggccattcagcccatcaagcccacaCTTCCCACAGAGGGACCcgagggtccttgcgcatgaaacacaaaaagttagtatgctggtacagcaagtcatcaggaaggcaaatgtaatgtgggcctttattgcaagggggatggagtataaaagtagggaagtcttgctccagctgtacaggatattggagagaccacacctggagtactgcagacagttttggtctccttatttaaggagggatgtacttgcattggaggcagttcagttgaTTCCCAAGATGGAGGGgtttgtcttctgaagaaaggttgagcaggttgggcctatactcattggagtttagaagaatgaggggtgatcttattgaaacatataagattatgagggggctcgacaaggtagatgcagagaggatgtttcccctcgtgggggaatctagaactagggggcatagtttcagaataagaggtcgcccatttaaaacggagatgaggaagaatttcttctctcagagggtggtgaatctgtggaattctctgccccagagagctgtggaggctgggtcattgaatatatttaaggtggagatggacagatttttgaacgataagggagtcgagggttatggggagcgggcggggaagtgcacaTGATTAAAAAAATTGGGTGTGTGGTTGattatgaagaagaaagctgtaagactacaggaagatatcaatatactggtacggtgggcagaacagtggcggaTACAGGAGTAacaggttatggggaacaggcaggaaagtggagccgagtctatgatcagatcagccatgatcttactgaatggcggagcaggctcgaggggccaaatggccgacacctgctcctatttcttatgttcttatagtacaGGATAGGACTTGCCTGACAAATTTGCTATCAGCCGTGGACGATGGCGGACTGGTTTTCAGCCTTGGCGAGGATTGCTGACTGTCCATGGAAGAACTGCTGTCGAGGACATCGGCAAACGAGACGCCAAAGGGTTGACGGTCACTGGCTGCATCCGGGGCTCTCGCCTCGTGCCTGGCGCTGGCGGGCACGGTGATGCCGGGTACGGTGCTGGCCGGCACGGGCACCCTCAGCTCGGGTTGGTGGGAAACCGGCTGGGCTCTGGTGTGGACGGGTGCCTTCTGCAAGCTGGGAAGAGACGGCAGTATCACCGACGGCAGGAGAGCCGGGCGTTGCGAAGGGGGGAGGTGCGCGACCGCCGAGGTGCCTTGCGCGGGCAACGGCAAGGCACGAGTCGTCGGCAGCAACACGTTAGCCGGGATGgcgggctgagctgcaagacaaacGCAAGACGTTAGTGataagcccctccctatctctgttatctcctccagccccacaaggtcTGCGCTccgcaaattctgccctcttgaacatccctgattataatcgctcaaccatcggtggccgtgccttctgttgcctgggccccaagctctggaactctctctacctctctttcctccttcaagacgctccttaaaacctacctctttaaacaagcttttggtcccctgcccgaattttttcttttgtggcttggtgtcaaatttatctgttttgtcttgtgaagcaccttgggatgttttactacgttaaaggggctatataaataaaagttattattattattattattataaggctcccccccccacccaacacgaCGTTAAAATTGCACTTTTATCCCAAAGAAGAAAAGTAACAATTGTGGAAATCAGCAAACGGTTTAATGCAAGAGAATTCTTTTGACAGGCGCAGGTGGGAAAAACAGTCAGTCATCACTGGGCTTAATGGAaccatggaggaggccattcaaaccTTCATGGCTGTGCACGCtcattgaaagagttatccaattagtggcactcctttccccatcgccctgcaataTAAacaattcaattcccttttgaaagttactattgaatctgctcccaccgccctttcaggcagcgcgttcccgatcacaacaactccttGCGTAAAACAAAAATCTCATTTCctctccggttcttttgccaattatgttcgatctgtgtcctctggtgaccAACCCTCTGGCTagtgcagtttctccttatttactccatcgaaACCCCTCATAAATTTTgagcacctcgattaaatctcctcttaaccttcgctgctgtcaggagaacaattccagtctctccccatcactgaagtcacctcatccctggtaccattctagtaaagctTTCCTGCACCATCTCCCAGGCCTGGGCGACATGGCAAATCAATCTTGCGTCCTGAACAAATAAGCTCAGCATGCTTTTTAATATTCCAGTACGAGTGTCGTCAACTGCTCAGCGGGTCACACTCCCACCCTCaagccccaccccagagacttgcaaACCAAATCTCGGCCGAGActgcagtgcggtgctgagggagcgctgcactgtcagaggcgccttCTTTTGgaggagacgataaaccgaggccgcgtcagccccctcaggtggacgcaaaagatcccacggcattatttcgaagaggagtggggaagttctccccggtgcactggccaatatttatccctcaatcaacatcactaaaacagattgtctgggtcattatcatattgctgtttatgggaacttgctgtgtgcaaattggctgccgcgtttcctacattgcaacactccaaaagtatttaattggctgtgaagtgtggagataaatattggccccaggacactggggataaaacgccactgctattcttcgaaatagtgccgtgggatcttttccgtccacctgagagcacagcCAGGGCCTCAggttagcatctcatccgaaagacggcacctcagacagtgcggtgctccctcagcactgcccctccgacagtgcggcgctccctcagcactgcccctccgacagtgcggcgctccctcagcactgcccctccgacagtgcggcgctccctcagcactgcccctccgacagtgcggcgctccctcagcactgcccctccgacagtgcggcgctccctcagcactgcccctccgacagtgcggcgctccctcagcactgcccctccgacagtgcggcgctccctcagcactgcccctccgacagtgcggcgctccctcagcactgcccctccgacagtgcggcgctccctcagcactgcccctccgacagtgcggcgctccctcagcactgcccctccgacagtgcggcgctccctcagcactgcccctccgacagtgcggcgctccctcagcactgcccctccgacagtgcggcgctccctcagcactgcccctccgacagtgcggcgctccctcagcactgcccctccgacagtgcggcgctccctcagcactgcccctccgacagtgcggcgctccctcagcactgcccctccgacagtgcggcgctccctcagcactgcccctccgacagtgcggcgctccctcagcactgcccctccgacagtgcggcgctccctcagcactgcccctccgacagtgcggcgctccctcagcactgcccctccgacagtgcggcgctccctcagcactgcccctccgacagtgcggcgctccctcagcactgcactccttcagccgctccctcagcactgcccctccgacagtgcggcgctccctcagcactgcccctccgacagtgcggcgctccctcagcactgcccctccgacagtgcggtgctccctcagcactgcccctccgacagtgcggcgctccctcagcactgcccctccgacagtgcggcactccctcagcactgcactccttcagcactgcactgggaagtgTCAGCTTGGAGTttcggctcaagtctctggagtggggacggaACCCATTCGAGACAGAGGAGGAAGCAGAATCTATTGCAGCTGTTTAAAAGGCTGAGTGAATCATTCCTTCAGAGAGCCGGTACAGGTGTGAGTGGACGGAATGGCCCTCTGTCTGTGATTCTATGTATTTCGTGTGCTCCCTGTCGGTGTAACTTATACCTGGTTTGGGCTCTCTCTCGCCTTCGAGACGTGGACATTTTGGTGCATGCAATTGTGTCTTAACTCCAGGGATACTGTTGAGGACATGGAACGGACAAAGCAGACCCTCGGTTGAGAGCAACATCAAAACAGGAGAAGGTGCGTAAATCTTCTCATCGCCTGCAAAAAGAGCAAAAGGATTTTATTTTAAGGATAgcggggaaaaaaaaactgaagatttTTTCTAAGCAAACAATTTGCTCCATTTaatataaaaacggaaaatgctggaaatctcagcaggtcaattagcatctgtggagagagggagagagagagagagagagagagagagagagttaacatttcgggtctgtggAAAAGATCGAGATGTAACCGATTCTTAAGTGCAGggtcagggaaagggggaggagagcaaagaacaaaagggaaggtctgtgatagggtggaaggcaggagagattagagagacaaagggacgATGAGCAAAAAGTGagaggtaatggaacaagttaggaaacaaaagatgagtctagataggctgTGAATGGCAGAATAGTCACCAGCTACcgtgggagagagaggtggggaggttttgttgaaaaaaatggaaggaaagagaaaaaaaatatgggtagaggttatggtctgaaattgttgaactcgatgttgagtccaggaggctgtaaagtgcctaaacgaaagatgaggtgctgttcctcgagcttgcgttggagTTCAATTTAATGTTGGCTTCATTCAGAACTACGCGATCGGATCCCCTTGTGCATGCAATTCTCACAGGCATCAGcatcatcacatcatcatcataggcagtcccttggaatcgaggaagacttgcttccactctaaaaatgagtccttaggtggctgaacagtccaatacgagaaccacagtttctgttacaggtgggacagacagtcgttgagggtaagggagggtgggacaggtttgccacacgctccttccgctgcctgcgcttgttttctgcatgatgagactcaaagtgctcgacgccctcccggatgcacttcctccactcagggcggactggtctttggccgggggctcccaggtgtcggcggggatgttgcacttcttcagggaggctttcagggtgtccctgtaacgtttcctctgcccacctttggctcgtttgccgtgaaggagttccgagtagagcgcttgctttggggagtctcgtatctggcatgtggacaatgtggccctgcccagcggagctggtcgagtgtggtcagtgcttcgatgctggggctgttgggcctggtcgaggacgctaatgtcggtgcgtctgtcctcccaggggatttgtcgggtcttgcggagacatcgttggtggtatttctcatcCTGAAGGTGAATCACAGCTCGTGTGTGTACACTCTCCGCACACTTAAGGGGCCTTCAGCACACAGTGGCAGCAATTTAGTTCACCCCAGTGTTCTAAACGTGTCCAATTTGAACACAAGTTTCTATCTATTGATCCCGTATGCCTGTCACTTATTTGCGAGTCTCGAGGTAACTAAGGCACCAATGGACAAGGttggcagcggatgagctgaggcaggacggAGCTGGGCGACGTTACAGCGGTGGGAATCGGCGGGCTAGGTGATGCCGCGGACGTGTGGATAAACATCAATGACGGaacccaacatcgccttcagtgccagtgcagccttcggtcgcctgaggaagagtgtgcttgaagaccaagacctcaaatccggcaccaggctcatggtctacaggacaggaatgatacccgccctccagagacatggacaatgtacagcagacaacctcaaagcactgcagaagtaccaccaacgcttcctccgcaagatcctgaaaatccactggcagGCTAGACGCACCAACTTTTGCgttttctctcaggccaacatcccccagcattgaagcattgaccacactcgaccagcttcgatggacgggccacattgtctgcatgcttgacacgagactcccgaaacaagcaccctactcggagctccgacatagcAAGGGAGCCCCAGGGaggtagaggaaacgcttcaaggacaccctcaaagcctccttgaaaaagtgcaacatccccaccgacacctgggaatccctggcccgagagcgcccaaagtggaggagaagctccTGGGAATGTACCGAACTCatcgagcctcttcgccgggagcaggcggaagccgacgcaaacagcggaaggagcgcacgacaagccaagctccccacccacccgtccctccctccaaccaccgtctgccccaactgtgacagagactgtaggtcccgcatcggactcatcagccacctaaggactcatgttagtgtggaagcaagtcagcctcgactccgaggggctgcccaAGAAGAGGTCTAAACGAAGCGTTGAACACTCACCAACCCGGACAGTCAGCTGACTGGTGAAATCGACGCCAACCCCGACTGGCATGGTGTCATCGCTGTTGTCGGTCACTGGCAGTTCCGCACGGGCTGCGTCTTCCAGGACCCACAATTCCCAGTTGACCTGACCACGTGACGAGAAAGCAAAGAGCGgtcatagaaagacttgcatttatatagcgcctttcacaaccaccggacgtcacaaagcgccttacagacaatgatgtacttttggagtgcagtcaccgttgtaatgtgggaaacgcggcagccaatttgctcacagcaagctcccacaaacagcaatgtgataacgaccagataacctgtttctttattatgttgactgagggataaatattagccaggacaccggggaaaacacccctgctctgcttcgaaatagtgcccatgggatcttttatgtccatcggagagagcagacggggcctcggtttaacgtctcatccgaaagacggcacctccgacactgcagctcactctcagcactgcactggagtgacagcctagatttatgtgctcaagttcctggagtgggacttcgaatccacaaccttctgactcaagagtgtgacctactgagccacagctgacactgctagcTGAACAAGCTGAACAAGCCTTCAACGTATTAAAacatgtgtgaggtgtgtgagtatttacagcacagaaacagaccactcggcccaactgctccgtgctgGTGTTTAACTCCACACCAGtcacctcccacccctcttcattcaccctatcagcatatccttctattcctttctccctcatgtgtctatctagcttccccttaaacgtatcgatactatttgcctctgccactccctgtggcagcgagtttcacattctcaccactctctgggtaaataaatttcttctgaattccctattggatttattagtgactgtcttatatttatggccactagttttgaactcccccacaagaggaaacaccttctctacgcctaccctatcgaaccctttcataatcgtaAAAAatcatacagttctggtctccttgcctaagaaaagacacacttgccttagagggagtgcaaggaaggttcactggactgggtTGAGACGATTGTCCCATGAGGGATTGATTAGacgagagtttagatgaatgagaggtgatctaattgaaaaatataaaattcttaaggggcttgacagggttcgtgctgagatgatgtttccctggctggggagtctagaaccaggggtcacagtctcagaataaggggtcggccattgaggactgagatgaggagaaacttcttcactcagagggttgtaaatctttggaattctctaccccagagggcattgaatatattcaagactgaggtatatacatttttgggaactatgggaattaagcgatatggggatagtgcaggaaggtggagttgaggtagaagatcagctttgaacttattgaatggcggagcaggctcgaggggccaaatggcctacgcctatttcttacgttcttataaaacctcgatcaggtcatccctcagccttctccgaTCCAGAGAatagagcctcagcctgttcaatctttcctgatcggtataacctctcagttctgttatcatccttgtcatttttttttctccagtacctctaaatcctttttattatatggaggccagaactgtgcacagtgctccaaatatGATCCAGCCATACAAGTGTAACGTAACTTTTCTGCCTTTCAATCCTATTCCTGCAGATATGatgcccagtgctttgtttgcattctatggccttgttgacctgcatcactgcttttagtgatttgtgcaccaGTACCCCTCCATCAAACGGCAGCAGTGTCAAGGTATATCaaatatatagaatcatagaaatttgcagcacggaaggagggcatttcagcccaccgtgtccacgccggccacaaagagctatccagcttaatcccactttccagctctcggtccgtagccctgtaggttacggcacttcaagtgcacatccaagtactttttaaatgtggtgagggtttctgcctctaccaccctttcaggcagtgagttccagacccccaccaccctctggatgaagaaatttcccctctgaaCCTccgaccaatgactttaaatctaatgccccctggttgttgacccctctgctaagggaaataggtccttcctatccactctctttcggctcctcataattttaaacacctcaataaggtctcccttcggtctcctctgttccaaagaaaacaaccccagcctatccaatctttccttaacgctaaaattctccagtcctggcaacatcctcgtaaatctcctctgtactctctctagtgcaataggtttttcctataatgtggtgatcaGACAGTCTGAGATGCAATCCAGGAGCACTCACTTCCCGCCCCTTTCCAAAAGCGACTCTACAGATTAtctccatttaaaacaaaaatgcctTTGAAAACAACCGGCGACATTACCTTGTCTGGTTGCCGAGCAACGATGCTGACTTCAATGGATGCTGCTGAAGCAGCCAAGAGGACATCCCTGTAAATAATGGAACGTGAATGAGATACAGCAGTCAGCTGGCACCGCAAAACTAGACCGCCACCAATTCTTCACATTAAACCTCAAGATTCTTCAGTAcaaaatatagaatcatagaaatttacagcagggaaggccattcggcccatcgtgtccgtgccggccgacaaagaactatccagcctaatcccactttccagctcttggtccgtagcccttgcATGAACTTAACGTTTTGATCAATTGCTGTTTTTGAGTGAGTTCATTTATGATACACAGACGCACACAAGAGGTGAGCGTTGCTAAACTTCTCTACTTTGATTAAAAAACAGTTCAGTAACTCGTTTGCAACTTTGATCGCAGGTGAGATCAAGACGGCTCCCCTCAGAACCTTCGCTGTGAATTCCTTTCAAATTAGGCAGACTTTGGATAATTCGCAAGCCAGCTGATCCAGCTGAGTTATAGTCCAGCTCACAAATGGATTTTACACAAGAGCTGTGAAAGTGTTCCGTCTCAAATTCCTCGATGGCCCAGCtgcttaaaagacttgcatttctatggcgcctttcacaacctcaggacgtcccaaagcgctttacagccaatgaagtacttattggagcgtagtcactgttgtactgtaggaaaagcggcaaccaatttgcgcacagcaagctccctcaaacagcaatgtgaaaatgaccagataaatctgtttttagtgatattgagg
Proteins encoded in this window:
- the LOC139250457 gene encoding nuclear pore complex protein Nup214-like → KKDEKRDEFLNFNDLCFGVSTERQHHYYMHYFENWDVLLAASAASIEVSIVARQPDKVNWELWVLEDAARAELPVTDNSDDTMPVGVGVDFTSQLTVRVGDEKIYAPSPVLMLLSTEGLLCPFHVLNSIPGVKTQLHAPKCPRLEGEREPKPAQPAIPANVLLPTTRALPLPAQGTSAVAHLPPSQRPALLPSVILPSLPSLQKAPVHTRAQPVSHQPELRVPVPASTVPGITVPASARHEARAPDAASDRQPFGVSFADVLDSSSSMDSQQSSPRLKTSPPSSTADSKFVRFWGMDSLPTSIGTDSSTQKSNTEEESAESSSHPTHAFHSSQSSSAT